In a single window of the Nicotiana tomentosiformis chromosome 8, ASM39032v3, whole genome shotgun sequence genome:
- the LOC138897812 gene encoding uncharacterized protein yields MNKFFVRAQDLQYYERLMVIENHKFSDIIKLGKRIEEGIKSGMVTNYEALQATKKALQSRGISKKKEVGDVMVAQGPKSLLTYQTPPPTYQPPPLKYQYPSTIYHTYNSQPAYYHSPPPARQNYPKPRPNFDRKAPKKYTSIFEPIDQLYERLKVAGYVTPLPTIAVENASQWANPNKTCAYHSSMKGHTIEECRMLKDKIQTLIDTKVIQAKEAIPNVCNNHLLDHRGEWVNVIETDEEWDQEGSIGLIREGDTPKTSPVTLTPVVIQTQEPFEAEVATPFTVIVAPTPSYKSDAVPWDYVAEARKKGKANMEETGATQGITRTGTPKNLGGTSKEAAPKPPVVETGTDNLWRKIQARKYFVVDHMNKTPAQISILSLLQNSDAHKNALMKVLSEAFALADITSGEMANMVGQVLESHKITFHEDELPPEGLSQNKALHITVQFEDKFIAMVLIDGGSSMNICPLTTLKRLGKGLHEIRIGSMNMKAFDGSQRATIGEINLDLQMGPTWFDVEFQVLDISATYNLLLGRPWIHVAGAMASTMHQVVKFESNHQEVIIHGDRSIPIYTNQTIPVIKNRRKLAEKHIIASSG; encoded by the coding sequence atgaacaagttctttgttagagctcaagatctgcaatattatgaaaggttgatggtcatcgagaatcacaagttctcagacatcatcaagttagggaaaagaatagaagaaggaatcaagagcggGATGGTGACTAATTACGAGGCGCTGCAAGCCACAAAGAAAGCCTTGCAATCAAgaggtatttcaaagaagaaagaagtgggtgacgtgatggtagcccagggccctaagtctctcctcacataccaaacacctccacccacataccaaCCCCCACCCCTAAAATACCAATACCCTTCCACTatctaccatacctataacagtCAACCTGCATATTATCATTCACctccaccagcccgccaaaactacccaaagccacgcCCAAACTTTGACCGTAAAGCTCCCAAAAAATACACCTCAATTTTCGAACCTATAGACCAActatatgagagactgaaggtcGCTGGTTACGTCACCCCTCTTCCCACTATTGCGGTCGAGAACGCTTCCCAGTGGGCCAATCCCAACAAAACATGTGCCTATCATTcaagcatgaagggtcatactattgagGAGTGTCGCATGCtaaaagacaagattcagacactgatcgacactaaggttatacaagcaaaggaagccATACCAAATGTCTGCAATAACCATCTCTTGGATCATAGGGGTGAGTGGGTGaacgtgatagaaactgatgaggaatgggatcaggaagggtctatcggactcattcgagagggagacactcctaaaacatctccggtCACCCTCACGCCAGTTGTGATACAAACCCAAGAACCATTTGAGGCTGAGGTAGCTACACCATTCACTGTAATagtagctcccacaccatcttacaagtctgatgctgtcccatgggattatgttgcagaagcgagaaaaaagggaaaagccaatatggaagaaacaggtgccaCGCAAGGTATAACTAGAACTGGCACACCTAAGAATCTAGGAGGAACGAGCAAAGAAGCTGCACCTAAGCCGCCTGTTGTCGAGACTGGCACTGATAatctttggaggaagatacaagcaaggAAATACTTTGTTGTTGACCACATGAACAAGACTcccgctcagatatccatcttatcactatTGCAAAACTCAGACGCACACAAaaatgccttgatgaaagtgttaagtgAAGCTTTTGCACTCGCCGACATCACTAGTGGAGAAATGGCTAATATGGTCGGGCAGGTACTGGAGAGTCATAAAATTACTTTCCATGAAGATGAGTTACCACCAGAAGGGTTGAGTCAGAACAAGGCATTGCACATtacagtgcaatttgaggacaagttcattgctatggtcctaatagatggaGGTTCGAGCATGAACATATGCCCACTGACCACTCTAAAAAGATTAGGTAAAGGCCTACACGAGATACGGATAGGAAGTATGAATATGAAGGCATTCGacggatctcagagagccactatcgggGAAATAAACCTTGATCTACAGATGggtccgacttggtttgatgttgagttccaagtgctagatatatccgctacttacaacctattgttgggacgaccatggatacatgtaGCTGGGGCAATGGCTTCCACTATGCACCAAGTTGTGAAGTTCGAGTCGAATCACCAGgaagtgatcattcatggagacagAAGCATCCCTATCTATACCAACCAGACCATTCCAGTCATCAAAAATAGGAGGAAGTTGGCGGAGAAACATATCATCGCGTCGAGCGGgtga